The following proteins are co-located in the Rattus norvegicus strain BN/NHsdMcwi chromosome X, GRCr8, whole genome shotgun sequence genome:
- the Gabrq gene encoding gamma-aminobutyric acid receptor subunit theta isoform X1, which yields MVRVKLQRLKGRRPDTAQPRGRRPKRAPFCAALGACGIGSAGAAVGVGGARREPRPTQHPVSAPSGARRSAPCSGTPCGPLRGEELLRSCCSFRPWAPERPLTPCFLQLSAAVPKSTAAMGIRGMLRAAALLLLIRTWLAESNDPSPTPKFHFELSSSMPEVILDLFNCKNCANEAVVQKILDRVLSTYDVRLRPNFGGAPVPVSISIYVSSIEQISEINMDYTITMFLHQTWKDTRLAYYETNLNLTLDYRMHEKLWVPDCYFVNSKDAFVHDVTAENRVFQLHPDGTVQYGIRLTTTAACSLDLQKFPMDKQSCKLEVESYGYTVEDIVLSWEDDNAIHITDELHIPQYTYLGRTITSKEVYFYTGSYMRLIVKFQVQREVRSYLVQVYWPTVLTTILSWISFWMNYGSSAARVTIGLTSILVLTTIDSHMRDKLPHISCIKAIDIYILVCLFFVFLSLLEYVYINYLFFSQAPRRNHRRCRKPRRVVARYRYQEVVVANVQDGLINVEDRVEDRAGPLPDSPMQAHLASQESLGSLMFTSEEAQLATSESLSLLSSASSQVQLATGESLGDLPSTSEQTLPDYTIHFHGFLTNDSILPIKIRSHSDALGDEDSEESLSSEESYGHGGSPTGRLKLQISQSA from the exons ATGGTCAGGGTAAAgctgcagagactgaaggggcGGAGGCCTGACACCGCGCAGCCTAGGGGGCGGAGGCCCAAGCGCGCGCCTTTTTGTGCAGCTCTTGGCGCTTGCGGGATTGGCTCGGCAGGAGCTGCCGTCGGAGTGGGCGGAGCCAGACGCGAGCCCCGCCCTACTCAGCACCCAGTCTCAGCCCCGAGCGGTGCCAGACGAAGCGCACCTTGCAGTGGCACGCCCTGTGGACCGCTGCGTGGGGAAGAGCTGCTGCGGAGCTGCTGTTCTTTCAGGCCCTGGGCTCCGGAACGACCCCTTACTCCCTGCTTCCTTCAG CTGTCCGCTGCGGTCCCCAAGAGCACCGCAGCCATGGGCATCCGAGGCATGCTGCGAGCCGCTGCGCTCCTGCTGCTCATTAGGACTTGGCTGGCAGAGAGTAACGACCCCAGTCCCACCCCAAAATTCCACTTCGAGCTCTCCTCCAGCATGCCTGAAGTCATCCTGGATCTCTTCAACTG CAAAAATTGTGCAAATGAAGCTGTTGTTCAAAAGATTTTGGACAGGGTCCTGTCAACATATGATGTCCGACTGAGACCAAATTTTGGAG GAGCACCTGTGCCTGTGTCAATATCTATCTATGTCTCCAGTATTGAACAGATCTCAGAAATAAACATG GACTATACCATCACAATGTTTCTGCATCAGACTTGGAAGGACACGCGCTTAGCTTACTATGAGACCAACCTGAACCTGACTCTGGACTATCGGATGCATGAGAAGCTCTGGGTCCCTGACTGCTACTTTGTGAATAGCAAAGATGCCTTTGTGCATGATGTAACTGCGGAGAATCGTGTATTTCAACTTCACCCAGATGGGACAGTGCAATATGGCATCCG ACTTACCACAACAGCAGCCTGTTCCCTGGATCTGCAAAAATTCCCTATGGACAAACAATCCTGCAAGCTGGAGGTGGAGAGCT ATGGCTACACTGTCGAAGACATTGTGTTATCCTGGGAAGATGATAATGCCATCCACATTACTGACGAGCTACACATCCCTCAGTACACCTACCTGGGGAGGACAATTACCAGCAAGGAGGTGTACTTCTACACAG GCTCCTACATGCGCCTGATAGTGAAGTTCCAGGTTCAGAGGGAAGTCCGCAGTTACCTTGTGCAGGTCTATTGGCCCACAGTCCTCACCACCATTCTCTCCTGGATATCATTTTGGATGAACTATGGTTCCTCTGCAGCCAGGGTAACTATTG GACTAACTTCAATCCTTGTCCTGACTACCATCGACTCACATATGCGGGATAAACTCCCCCATATTTCCTGTATCAAAGCCATTGACATCTACATCCTTGTGTGCCTGTTCTTCGTTTTCCTGTCCCTGCTGGAGTATGTCTACATCAACTACCTTTTCTTCAGCCAAGCACCTCGGCGTAATCACAGGAGATGCAGGAAACCCAGGAGAGTTGTTGCCCGATACCGCTACCAAGAAGTGGTGGTAGCAAATGTGCAG GATGGCCTGATAAATGTGGAAGACAGAGTGGAAGACAGAGCTGGTCCCCTTCCTGACAGCCCCATGCAGGCTCATCTGGCAAGCCAGGAAAGTCTAGGATCTTTGATGTTCACTTCAGAGGAGGCTCAACTGGCTACTTCAGAAAGCCTCAGCCTACTCTCGTCTGCCTCAAGCCAGGTCCAATTGGCCACTGGAGAAAGCCTGGGTGATCTGCCCTCCACCTCTGAGCAAACACTGCCTGACTATACCATTCACTTTCATGGTTTTCTCACTAATGACAGTATTCTCCCCATCAAAATCCGCAGCCATTCTGATGCCCTGGGTGATGAAGACTCCGAAGAAAGCCTAAGCTCTGAGGAGAGCTATGGCCATGGAGGCAGCCCCACTGGAAGGCTCAAGCTCCAGATTAGCCAGAG TGCATAG
- the Gabrq gene encoding gamma-aminobutyric acid receptor subunit theta precursor, producing MGIRGMLRAAALLLLIRTWLAESNDPSPTPKFHFELSSSMPEVILDLFNCKNCANEAVVQKILDRVLSTYDVRLRPNFGGAPVPVSISIYVSSIEQISEINMDYTITMFLHQTWKDTRLAYYETNLNLTLDYRMHEKLWVPDCYFVNSKDAFVHDVTAENRVFQLHPDGTVQYGIRLTTTAACSLDLQKFPMDKQSCKLEVESYGYTVEDIVLSWEDDNAIHITDELHIPQYTYLGRTITSKEVYFYTGSYMRLIVKFQVQREVRSYLVQVYWPTVLTTILSWISFWMNYGSSAARVTIGLTSILVLTTIDSHMRDKLPHISCIKAIDIYILVCLFFVFLSLLEYVYINYLFFSQAPRRNHRRCRKPRRVVARYRYQEVVVANVQDGLINVEDRVEDRAGPLPDSPMQAHLASQESLGSLMFTSEEAQLATSESLSLLSSASSQVQLATGESLGDLPSTSEQTLPDYTIHFHGFLTNDSILPIKIRSHSDALGDEDSEESLSSEESYGHGGSPTGRLKLQISQRCVQEASWDIDKIESLQDDISIKSSWLGLDEQRKGDADSIWSLTDEELMACDQEKDSSSSSESEESCSPSPGCSFNEGFSFQLFNPNRVPKVDRWSRFLFPLSFGLFNVVYWLYHIY from the exons ATGGGCATCCGAGGCATGCTGCGAGCCGCTGCGCTCCTGCTGCTCATTAGGACTTGGCTGGCAGAGAGTAACGACCCCAGTCCCACCCCAAAATTCCACTTCGAGCTCTCCTCCAGCATGCCTGAAGTCATCCTGGATCTCTTCAACTG CAAAAATTGTGCAAATGAAGCTGTTGTTCAAAAGATTTTGGACAGGGTCCTGTCAACATATGATGTCCGACTGAGACCAAATTTTGGAG GAGCACCTGTGCCTGTGTCAATATCTATCTATGTCTCCAGTATTGAACAGATCTCAGAAATAAACATG GACTATACCATCACAATGTTTCTGCATCAGACTTGGAAGGACACGCGCTTAGCTTACTATGAGACCAACCTGAACCTGACTCTGGACTATCGGATGCATGAGAAGCTCTGGGTCCCTGACTGCTACTTTGTGAATAGCAAAGATGCCTTTGTGCATGATGTAACTGCGGAGAATCGTGTATTTCAACTTCACCCAGATGGGACAGTGCAATATGGCATCCG ACTTACCACAACAGCAGCCTGTTCCCTGGATCTGCAAAAATTCCCTATGGACAAACAATCCTGCAAGCTGGAGGTGGAGAGCT ATGGCTACACTGTCGAAGACATTGTGTTATCCTGGGAAGATGATAATGCCATCCACATTACTGACGAGCTACACATCCCTCAGTACACCTACCTGGGGAGGACAATTACCAGCAAGGAGGTGTACTTCTACACAG GCTCCTACATGCGCCTGATAGTGAAGTTCCAGGTTCAGAGGGAAGTCCGCAGTTACCTTGTGCAGGTCTATTGGCCCACAGTCCTCACCACCATTCTCTCCTGGATATCATTTTGGATGAACTATGGTTCCTCTGCAGCCAGGGTAACTATTG GACTAACTTCAATCCTTGTCCTGACTACCATCGACTCACATATGCGGGATAAACTCCCCCATATTTCCTGTATCAAAGCCATTGACATCTACATCCTTGTGTGCCTGTTCTTCGTTTTCCTGTCCCTGCTGGAGTATGTCTACATCAACTACCTTTTCTTCAGCCAAGCACCTCGGCGTAATCACAGGAGATGCAGGAAACCCAGGAGAGTTGTTGCCCGATACCGCTACCAAGAAGTGGTGGTAGCAAATGTGCAG GATGGCCTGATAAATGTGGAAGACAGAGTGGAAGACAGAGCTGGTCCCCTTCCTGACAGCCCCATGCAGGCTCATCTGGCAAGCCAGGAAAGTCTAGGATCTTTGATGTTCACTTCAGAGGAGGCTCAACTGGCTACTTCAGAAAGCCTCAGCCTACTCTCGTCTGCCTCAAGCCAGGTCCAATTGGCCACTGGAGAAAGCCTGGGTGATCTGCCCTCCACCTCTGAGCAAACACTGCCTGACTATACCATTCACTTTCATGGTTTTCTCACTAATGACAGTATTCTCCCCATCAAAATCCGCAGCCATTCTGATGCCCTGGGTGATGAAGACTCCGAAGAAAGCCTAAGCTCTGAGGAGAGCTATGGCCATGGAGGCAGCCCCACTGGAAGGCTCAAGCTCCAGATTAGCCAGAGGTGTGtgcaagaagcaagttgggacaTTGATAAGATTGAGAGCTTACAGGATGACATCAGTATCAAGAGCAGCTGGCTTGGCCTTGATGAACAACGCAAAGGGGATGCTGACAGTATCTGGAGCCTTACTGATGAGGAGCTCATGGCCTGTGACCAAGAGAAGGACAGTAGCAGTAGCTCAGAGTCTGAGGAGAGTTGCTCCCCAAGCCCTGGGTGCTCCTTCAATGAAGGGTTCTCTTTTCAGCTCTTTAACCCTAACCGGGTCCCTAAGGTTGACAGGTGGTCCcgtttcctcttccctctttcctttggGTTGTTCAATGTGGTTTACTGGTTATACCACATCTATTAG
- the Magea10-ps1 gene encoding melanoma-associated antigen 10-like: MAEGEESIDNNFSSSTSPTLPRKMPAGGIPSHHQSPQRASSPPIVIAEVPKSPLDEASGNQMDLEEPMVLRRTLSSKTTDLMQFLLLKYRMKELTNKAEIVEKIIKDYEQYYSRILNEASDGLKLVFGINVIEVDPVVHTYALAIALGITYDGMLTDVQGMPKTGLLIIVLGVICMHDHHAHEDEIWQSLNTMGVISMENHYVAGNAKKLFTETFVQEGYLKYNLVPDSDPPHYEFLWGPRAHAETRSTDVIEFLVQISRIN, translated from the coding sequence ATGGCTGAGGGGGAAGAGTCCATTGACAATAATTTCTCCTCCTCCACTAGTCCAACACTTCCCAGGAAGATGCCTGCTGGTGGAATACCAAGTCATCACCAGAGTCCTCAGAGAGCCTCATCTCCTCCCATTGTTATAGCTGAAGTTCCAAAATCCCCTTTGGATGAGGCCTCTGGCAACCAAATGGATCTGGAAGAACCCATGGTATTGCGTCGTACACTAAGTTCAAAGACAACTGATTTGATGCAGTTCCTGCTCCTCAAGTACAGAATGAAGGAGCTGACCAACAAGGCAGAGATTGTAGAAAAGATTATCAAAGATTATGAGCAATATTACAGTAGGATCTTAAATGAAGCCTCTGATGGTTTGAAGCTGGTCTTTGGCATTAATGTGATAGAAGTGGACCCTGTTGTTCATACCTATGCCCTCGCCATTGCCCTGGGGATCACCTATGATGGGATGCTGACTGATGTCCAGGGAATGCCCAAGACAGGCCTCCTAATAATTGTCCTAGGTGTCATCTGCATGCATGACCACCATGCCCATGAGGATGAGATCTGGCAATCACTAAATACGATGGGAGTAATTTCCATGGAAAATCACTATGTAGCTGGGAATGCCAAGAAGCTTTTCACTGAAACGTTTGTACAGGAAGGGTATCTGAAATACAATCTGGTGCCTGACAGTGATCCCCCTCACTATGAGTTCCTATGGGGTCCAAGGGCCCATGCTGAAACCAGAAGTACAGATGTCATAGAGTTTTTGGTTCAGATCAGCAGGATTAACTAA